CCGCCGGGCTCGCGGTCCTCGCCGAACTGGGACTGGACCCGGCGGGGTTCCGCGACCGGCTGCCGCGCACCCTGTCCGGCGGACAGGCGCGCCGGGTGGCACTGGCCCGCGCGCTCACCGGCGCACCGGCCGTCCTCGTGCTGGACGAACCCACCGCCGGCCTGCACCCGGAAGCCGTCGACCTCGTGGCCCGCGTGGTCCTGGCCCGCCGCGGCGACCCGTCCCGGGTGACCCTGCTCGTCTCGCACGACGAGGTGTTCCTGGCGCGCGTCGCGGACCGCGTGCTCGCCGTCGGGGTCGTGGCCGCCACGCACGTCGAGGCCCTCGAGCCCCGGCCTTCGGGACCGACCGCGCTCGCGGTCGACCGGCTGACCGTCCGGCGCGGCGGCCGCACCGTGCTGCGCGACCTCACCCTGGACGTCGCGGCGGGGGAGGTGGTCGCGGTCGTCGGCGAGTCCGGCAGCGGCAAGTCGACGCTGCTGCGCGCCCTGGCCGGCCTCGTCCCCGCCGACACCGGGGAGGTCCGCCGCGGACGGGTGGTCCTGCCGCGCGCCGTGGCCGACCGCGACCGCGCCGCGCTGCGGGCCGTGCAGCTGCTGGCCCAGGACCCGGCCGACGCCCTCAACCCCGCCCACACCGCCGGCACCGCGATCACCCGACCGCTGCGCGTCCTCGGCGACGCCACGCGGGAGGCCGCCCGGTCGCGGGTGCCGGACCTGCTGGCCGGCGTCGGGCTGGCCGCCGACACCGCCCACCGCCGCCCCGGGCGGCTCTCCGGCGGTCAGCGGCAGCGCGTCGCACTGGCACGGGCGCTGGCGGCCGAACCCGCCGTGCTGCTGGCCGACGAACCCACCGCCGCCCTCGACCGCGCCACCGCCGCCACCGTGCTCGACCTGCTCGACGACCTGCGCGACCGCGGCCTGGCCGTGCTCGTCGCCACCCACGACCCCGCGGTGGCCGCCCGCGCCGACCGCGTCCTGCGGTTGTCCGCCGGACGCCTCACCACCGACCACCCCGCCCACCACGCGAACGGAGCCAGTCCCCGTGTCCCCTGAGCAGACCGCCGAGCAGACCGCCGAGCTGATCGCGCTGCTGGCCGACCACCCCTGGATCGCCTCCGCCGTCCAGGACGGCCCGCGCGTGCGGGTCAGGCCCACCCGCGCGGCCACCGCGATGCGCCCGTCGCCCGGCCCGCTGGTCCTGGAGCACCTGGAGCACTGGGGCGAGGTCTACGACTTCACCTATTCGACGGGCGCGGCCCGCCCGGTCGGCGAACCGGACTTCTCCGGGTGGCGGTCCTCCGAGACGGGGGAGCCGTTCCCGGTGGAGCACATGACCGACTGGGTGGAGCGCACGGTCGACCTGGTGCTGGCCGCCCGACCGAGGTGGGTGCTGGAGCTGGGCTGCGGCACCGGCCTGCTGGCGCACCGGCTGCGCCCGCACCTGGCGGGCTACGTGGGCACCGACGTGGCGCAGTCGGCCGTGGACCGCCTGGCCGCCGAGGCCGACCCCTCCTGTGCCTACGTCCGCGCCGCCGCGCACGAGGTCGCCTCACCGGGTGTCCTCGCCGCCCTCGCCCGCGCCGGGTTCCCCGCCGAGGGCCCGGACTGCGTGCTGGTCAACTCCGTCACCCAGCACTTCCCCCACGTCGAGTACCTGGCCGCGGTGGTCGTGGACGCGCTGCGGCTGCTGGCCCCCGGCGGGAGCCTGGTCATCGGCGACGTGCGGCACGCCGGCCTGCTGGAGGCCCACTGCCGGCGCGTCGAGGCGGCGGTCGACCCCGACCCGGCGACCCTGGACGAGCGCGCCAGGAGCCGCGCCGAACGCGACGACGAGCTGAACTTCGACCCGGCCACCCTCGCCGCGGCGGCCGCCGGCGCCGGGCGGCCGGTGCGCGTCAGCGTGCACCCGAAGGCACTGCGCGCCGACACGGAGCTGACCCGCTACCGGTTCGACGCGGTGCTGCGCGTCGACACCTCCACCACCGCCCGCCCGGTCGACGTGCCGTGGTCGGGCACGGCGGACCTGGTGGGGGCGGTCGACGCGGGCCCGCCGGTGCGCGTGACGGGCATCCCGAACCGGCTGCTGTCCCCCGCGCCCGGCGGGGTCACGGCCCGTGAACTGCGCGACGCGCTCGTCGGCCGCGACGCCGCGGTCCTGCTCGACGTGCGCGACCCCGCGCTGCTTGAGGTGGTCGCGCCCGCCTCGGCGGCGCCCGCGCCCGCGGCGCTGGTGGCGGCCGGACCCGCACGGGCGCACGAGCCGTTCACCGCGTTCCTGGCGCGCCGCCTCGGCGAGGTCGCGCGGGTCGCCGCGCGCCGCAACGGCCTGCCCGCGCCGGTGGTCACCGTCGACGCCGACCCGCTCGCCGACGCCGCCCGCGCCGCCGACGCGGCGATCGGCGCCGACGACGCCCGGCGCCTGCCCGCCTTCCTGCGCGACCTGGACCGGGTCGCCCTGCTGGCCATGGCCGCCACCCTCGGGCAGGCCGGCGCGGAGGGGACCGCCGAGGAGGTCGCCGACGCGCTGCGGGCCGCGCCCCGACACCGCTGGATCGTGCGGCGCTGGCTGGCCGCGCTGGTCGAGGAGGGCATGGTCGCCCACGACGGGCGCACCTACCGGGACGTGCTCGCGGTGTCCCGCGCCGAGCTGGAGGACGCCGTCCGCGACATCGACCGCGCCCGCCGCGGCATGGGCTACCCGCCCGAGCTGACCCGGTTCTTCCAGAGCGCCACCCGGTACCTGCCCGAACTGCTGCGCGACGAGGTGGCGCTCCAGTCGCTGCTGTTCGCCGACGGCGAGACCGGCACCGCCGAGGGCGCCTACCGCGACAACCCGGTCAACCGCTACGCCAACGCCGCCGTCGCGCACCTGGTGCGCGCCCACGCCGACACCCCGCCCGCCGGAAGGCCGCTGCGCGTGCTGGAGGTCGGCGCGGGCGTGGGCGGCACGACCGCCGACGTGCTGGCGGCGCTCGCCGGCGTGCCGCTGGACTACCTGTTCACCGACGTCTCGCGGTTCTTCCTGCTCGACGCGGAGGAGCGCTTCGCCGGGGTCGACGGGCTGCGGTTCGGCACCTTCGACATCGACGACGACCCGACCGGCCAGGGCGTCGGCGCGGGGGAGCTGGACGTCGTGCTGGGGGCGAACGTCCTGCACAACGCGCGCGACCTGGGCGCGACCCTGCGCGGGCTGCGCGACCTGCTCGTCCCGGGTGGCCTGCTGGTGTTCGTCGACACCACCCGCGAGATCCGCCAACTGCTGACCTCGATGCAGTTCCTGATGTCGGCCCGCGCGGGCCGCGAACCGGCGGGTTCCGGGGACTTCCGCGCGGGGACCGACCGCATCTTCCCCACCGAGGCCGAGTGGACGACCGAGCTGCTGGTCGCCGGGTTCGAGCCGGTGGGCTGCCTGCCCCCGCCGGACCACGCCCTGCGGCCGATCGGGGTGCAGGTGTTCGCGGCGGTCCGCCCGTCGTCGTGAGCGGGCGGACCGCCGCGCGGATCAGGAGGGGAACACGCCGAGCCCGGAGCGGAACAGGTCGCCCTCCATCCACACCGCCGCCCGCACGCCGTCGGCGGCACCCAGCACGACCAGGGTGGTGGCGTCGGGCATCCCGGGCAGCTTGGCCATGTCGCCCGCCGCGGACACGCCCGGCGTGGTCGTCTGCCCGATCTCGTCGACCTTGACCGTGCCGTCGGGCAGCACCTCGCAGCCCAACTGCTCGGCCAACCCGGAGTGCCGGCGGGTCGGCGCGCGGTGGAAGACCGCCTCCCGCCGCAGGGTGCCGCCGTCGGCGAAGTGGATGGTCAGGTCGCCCGCCTCGCCCGTGATCTCGGTGATCTTCCCGTCGACGATCGGCAGCGCGCGGGCGGCCACGGCGGCGGCGACCGGCTCGGGCAGCTCGATCGGGCCGTCGGTGCACAGCACCACGTCCTCGCTGAACCGGTCGCCCAGGTACAGCGCGAGCATGGCCTCCACCGGCTCGCGGGTCACCACGGCGAGGGTCTTGTCGCCTGCTTCCCAGCCGTGGCAGAACGGGCAGTGGAACACGCTGCGGCCGAACCGCTCGGCCAGGCCGGGGATGTCATAGGGCTCGTCGACCTGGCCCGTGGCCAGCACGACCCGCCGGGCGCGCACCACCGCGCCGTCGGCCAGTTCCAGTTCGAAGTCGTCCTTGGCGCCCCGCGCGGCCACCACCAGGCCGGTGCGCACCTCCACGCCCGGGTAGGCGGCCAGCTCCTCACGGCCCAGGGCGAGCAGTTGCTGCGGCGGGAAACCGTCGCGGCTGAGGTACATGTGCATCTCGGAGGCCGGCGAGTTGCGCGGCTCGCCGCCGTCCACCACCAGCACCGAGCGGCGCTGCCGGCCGAACACCAGCGCCGCGCTCAGACCGGCCGGTCCACCGCCGACCACCACCACGTCGTACATCGGGACTCCTCTCTCTGGTAAAACGATAATCATGTTCGATGATATGGGTCCGTGGCTGCGCCGGTTGAGCACTCCGGCCGCACCCCGCCTGCGCCTGGTGTGCCTGCCGCACGGCGGGGCCGGCCCGTCGGTGTTCACGCCCTGGGCCGAGCACGTCCCGCGGGACGTCGAACTGCTCGCGGTGCGCTACCCGGGCCGCGAGGACCGCTGGGGCGAGCCGCCGCCGCGCGACCTCCGCGAGGTCGTCGCCCGCGTCGTGGCCGCCCTGCGCCCGCTGCCGGAGCTGCCGTTCGTCCTGTTCGGGCACAGCCTGGGCGCCGCAGTCGCCCACGAGGTGGTGCAGCGGCTGCGCGCGGTGGGCAGGCCGCTGCCGGTGCGGCTGGTCGTGTCCGGCCGCGAGGCGCCCCAGGACGAGCGCGGCGGCGACGTGCACCGGCTCGGCGACGCGGGGCTGCTGGCCGAACTGCGCCGGCTGGGCGGCGTCGACCCGGCCGTGCTGGCCGACCCCGACCTGAGCGCCCTGGTCGCCGAGTGCGTCCGCGAGGACTACCGGCTGGTCGAGACGCACACCGGCTGGAGCACCACGCCGCTGCCGGTGCCCGTCTCGGCCTTCGTCGGCGACCGCGACCCGGACCTCACCCCCGACGACGCCGCCCGCTGGGCCGCGCTGACCACCGCGGGGTTCCGGTTGCGCGTGTTCCCGGGTGACCACTTCTACCTGTCCGCGCAACCGGACCGCGTCGCCGCCGAGGTCCTCGCCGACCTCTAGCGCCGACCTCTAGCGCACCCGCCAGGCCAGCACACCGGCCGGCGGGTCGGCCACCGGCTCGCCCCCGGCCTCGCGCAGCTCGGCGTGCAGCACCTCGTCGGAGGCGATGAACGACGGGAAGGACACCGACTCCTCCGACACCAGCCGATCACCCTCGTGCACCCGGTAGGTCATCGTCCACACCAGGCCGTCGCCGTCCACGACCGCCTCGCTGACCGTGTCGTAGCGGCGGCGGCCCAGGGTGCGGCCGGGCACGGGCGTCGGCGGCACCGCCATCGGCGCCTGCGGCATCTGCACGTCCACCACGACCACACCGCCGGGGGCGAGGCGGGGCACCCAGCGCGCCCACAGCGCCTTGCGGTCGGCGGGGGAGAAGTGCGTGAGCACGTGCAGCAGCACGACCGCGTCCACCGGGCCGTCGACCTCGGCGGTCAGCGCGTCCTCGGGCAGCACGGTCACCGGCGGGTCCTCCAGCGCCGCCAGGCGGGTGGTCAGCGCGGCGCGCATGACCGCCGCCGGTTCGACGGCGAACACCTCGCCGCCCTCGGGCAGGTTCGCCAGCAGGGTCTCGGTGAACTGGCCGGTGCCCGCGCCGATCTCCACCACCCGCCCCGCGCCGGCCAGCAGCGCGGTCAGCGCCGCCCGCATCGCGTCGCGCTGCGCCCGGGGGAAGATCAGGTCGTAGTACTGGGCGTTGACGGCGTAGCCGTCCGCCCCGGAGTTGTCTGCCCCGGAGCCGTGGGTGGGCGTGTTCGGGTCGGTCATCGCGTCAGCTGTCCTTCGGTAGTTCCAGTGCGGTCACCAGGTCGTCCGCCGCGAGCGCGGCGGCGGTGCGCCGGGGGTCGAGCACGTCGGCGGCGTGGTGTGCCCCGGCGGGCACCCGGCCTTCCAGCACGTCCGCGGCGACCAGTGCCGCGACCACGCCGCTGAGCTCGTAGGAGTCGGGGGTGCGCAGCAGGACCCGGCGGCTGCCGGCTCCCGACCCCGCCGGCGGGCGGGCGTGGGCCAGCAGCGCGTAGTGCCGCCCGCACTCCTCCACGTCGCGCCGCGCCGCCTCCACCACGGCGTCCACGTGCGCGTCCGGCGGCTCGTCGTCGGCCCACGCCGTCGCCAGCACCTCCGGGAGGTTCTCCGTGGCGTAGACGGTGTAGTTGCGCAGTTCGGCCACACCCAGCGCGCCGGCGAGCGCGACCATCTCCGCGGACAGGAACGGCCAGGCGTGCACCCGGCCCCGGAAGCCGGGCAGGGTCACCCCGCGCAGCGGGGCCAGGGCGTGCTCGACCACCCGGCCCTCCCGCCACGCCGCCAGCGCGTGGCCGAAGCGGGGCCCCCGGGTCAGCAGCGCGTCCACCGCCGACAGGCGGCCGATCTCGACCGAGCCGCCGACGTAGACGTCCAGCCTGCCGATCGGGCCCGCCTCGGCGAGCAGCCGGGGCAGCAGCCCCGACAGACCCGGCATCAGCCCGGCGGAGAACACCGCGGGCAGCCGCACCAGCGCGTCGGGCGCGCCGGCGGTCAGCGCCTCCAGCGCCACCGCGTCCCCCGCGGCGTCGACGTACCCGGCCCCGGCGGCCAGCGCGACCCGCGCGACCACGTCCAGCACCCGGTAGGACGGGCCGGCGCAGTTGACCACCACGGCACACCCGGCGCAGAACGCGGCGAGCGCGTCGGCGTCGTCCAGGTCCACCGCCACGGCCTCCGACGCACCCGGCACCGCCTTCGCCCGCGCCAGGTCGCGCCCGCCCACCCGCACCGGGTGACCCGCGGCCGCCAGCCGGTCCACCACGACGCGGCCGACCGCGCCCGATCCGCCGAGCACCCCGATCAGGCCGGTCACGACGCACCCCGTGCGGCGAACGCGGCGGCCACCCCGGCCACCGTGGGCGACTCCAGGAAGTCCCGCACCGCGACACCGCCACCGAGCCGCTTGGTCAGGCGCGCCAGCGCCCGCACCGCCAGCAGCGAGTCGCCGCCCAGCGCGAAGAAGTTCGCCGAGCGGTCCAGCACCGGCACGTCGAGCAGTTCCTCCCACAGCTCGGCGACGGCCTCCTCCAGCGGCGTGGACAGCGGCCCCTCGGCCACGACGGCGTCACCGTCGCCGTAGCGGCCCAGCAGCAGCCCGTCGCCGGTCGGCCCGGTGGCCGCGGGCAGCTCGACCACGCGGTCCCAGCCCTCGCCGTCGGCCAGGGTGCCGATCAGCTCGACCAGGTCGGTGAACGCCGCCTCCACCTGCTCGGCCTCGAACAGCTCGTCCACGAGGGAGAACACGATCGCCATCTCCGAGCGCAGCTCGTAGAAGCGCACCTCCAGCGCCACCTGCGGGGTGCGCAGCTGGTGGTGGAAGTCGCCGAAGTCCACCTCGCCCAGCGGGCCCGCCGACTCCGGGTGCGCCGCGCCGACCGCCGCGTCCATGCCCAGGGTGCTCTGGAACACCACCGGCGCCACCGGTCGGTGGGTGCCGCGCCTGCGGCCCAGCTCGCGCGACACCTCGACACCGGTGATCAGGTTGTGCGCCGCGTGCTCGCCGAACCTCCGCTGCGCCGTCGCGGCCAGCTCGGCGAACGTCGCGCCCTCGGCCAGCTCGGCGGGCAGCAGCATCGTCGACGCGCACGCGCCCACCACCCGGTGCACGTCCGGGTGCACCGGCAACCGGTTGAGCTGCAACGAGTTCAGCAGCATCCGGCGGTGTCCGGTCCACCGCGCGAGCACGACGGCGAACGCGGTGAACATCGCGGTGGACGGCGTCACGTCGTGCGCTGCGCACCGGTCGCGCAACGTCGCCCACCGGTCCGCGGTGAGCCTGGTCTCCCGCGTGCCCATGGTCGTGGCCCGCACCTCGCGCGGGTCGCGCACCAGGGGCAGCGCGGGCGGTTCGGGCAGCGCGTCCAGCCGCTCCCACCACCACGCGCGGTCCGCGTCCCACGCCTCGGTGCCGGGCAGGCCGGCGACGGAGGCGACGTAGTCGCCGAAGTCCATGTCCAGCGGCGCCAGCACCGCGTTCCAGTCGGCGCTCAGCGCCAGCAGTTCGCGGTTGAGCAGCGTGGCCGACCAGCCGTCGAACACCAGCAGGCTCATGCTGGTGTGCAGGCGGGCCGCGCCGTCGGGCAGCAGGCTCAACCGGATGTCCAGGCCGGGACCGCGCGTGGGGTCGGGGCCGGTGGCGCTCATCTCCGCCCGCACGCGCTCCAGGGTGTCGCCGGCGGTGTCCGCGTCGGCGTCCCGCAGGTCGTACACGGTGGGCACGGGCACCGCGCCGGGCGCGTCGAGCGGCAGCACGTGCTGGTCGCCGTCGGCGGTGACCCGGGCCCGCAGCATCGGCTGGTGCTCGGCCAGCCGGCGCAGCGCGTCGTTGAGCGCGTCCTCCGCCTCGTCGCCGTCGACGTCGGTCAGGCCGACGTCGCCGTAGAAGTGCGCGGAGTCGTAGGACAGCTCCCACCCGTCCTGCTGGCCCACGAAGTAGCCCTGCTGGAGCGGCAGCAGCGGGAACGGCGCCTCCGGGTCGGCGCGTCGGCGCAGCTCGACCGGCAGCGCGCGGGCCGTCGACCCCGCCGCCGACCGGCGGCGCACCAGGTCCGACAACTGCCCGATCGTCGACTCCACGCCCACGTCGGACAGCGCCAGCACCACGCCCAGGCGCTTGCGGACCAGCGCCGCCATGCGCACGGCGAGCACGGAGTCGCCGCCCAGGCGCAGGAAGGTGGTGGCGGGATCGACCGGCCGGTCGCCCAGGTCGAGCAGGTCCGCCCAGATGCCCGACAGGACCGGCGTGGGGTCCTCGGCGTCGGGCGCTGCCGCGGGGGCTGCCTCGGTGGCGGAGGTGGTCACGGGGTTCGGCTCCTCTTGCTCGAAGGGGTGAAGACCGCCAGCCGCTGGGAGAACGCGGCGAGCGGGTGGTCCGGCGGCGGCAGGTCCACGACCTGCTCCAGCCCGGCGCCCGCGGCGGCGGACGCCCACTCCGGACCGGTGAGGTACGTGCGGGTGGTCCCCGCGCGCAGGTCGGTGCGCACGACCGGCCGGCCGCCGGGGCGCGGGGACAGCAGGAACGGCATCGACGCCAGCGACTGGTGGTGCTCGTGGCAGGTCTCCACCAGCAGCAGCGCGCCGTCGGCGCGCAGCAGCCCGGCCACCTGGCGCAGCAGGTCGGGCACGTCGGTGGCGTTGTGCGCGGTGTTCACCGCGACCACCAGGTCGAAGTCGCCCTCGCGCACCTGGGGTTCGAGCGGTTCGGTGAAGTCGACCAGCCGGAAGCGCAGGTAGGCGTGATCGGCGAACCGCGCGGCGGCGTCCCGCAGGAACAACGGCGACAGGTCGGTGAACAGGTAGTCCGACCCCGTGCCGGCCAGTGTGGGCAGCAGGTCCGCGGTCGTGGCGCCGGTGCCCGCGCCCAGTTCCAGCACGCGCAGTCCTCCCCGTGCGCGCACCAGGTCGGCGACCACCGACGCGGCGGCGGCGTTGAGGTAGCGGTTGACGGGGTTGTCGCGGTAGGCGGCGTCCGCGGTGGCGAGCTCGGAGTCGCGGAACAGCAGCGCCTGCGCGGTGACCTCGTCGGTGAGCAGCGAGGGCAGGGCGCGCAGGGAGTCCAGGACGTAGGTCGCCAGCGCGGGGGGATAACCCAGGCCCGCCACCGAAACCGTGATCGCCTCGCGCGCCGCCGCGAGTTCGGCGCGGCGCGGTGATCGCACCGAGCGCAGCAGGCCGCTCCCGTCCACGTCGGCCCACCCCTCGGCCGCCAGCGCGCGCACCCAGTGCCCGGCGATCCACCGGTGCCGGTCCGCGGCGGGCACGACGTCGGCGGGGTCGGCGGGCAGGGCCACCTGGGCGGCCGCGCGTCCCACGAAGTCGCAGATGCCCAGCAGCACGGCCAGGTCCAGTTCGCGGACCAGCTCCGGCGCGACGTCGACGTCCTCCACCGCCGCGCGGCCCAGCGCGTGGGCCGCGGCGGGCAGCGCTCCAGCGATCAGCACCCGGTTCCCCTTCCCCTCCGCCGCGGTGCGTGGCGGAGTCAAGGCGAACCTACACGAAAATGATTGTCGTTACGTAGAACATCTGCCGACGAGCGGAGGACGGGGGTGGGCGGGGTCCTCGACGGGCTCGTCCGCGATCCCGGCCACCTCGTCGCCGGCCCTCGTCACCCCGGTGGCGCGACCATCCCGGTGTGCCCGTCGAGCGGGCAGCGCGCGCACAGGCCGGCCAGTTCCACCGCCACCCGGACGTCCGCGAACCCGTGCGTCGCCGCCGTCTCCGCCGCCCACCGCGTGACGGGCGTCGTGTCCACGCCCACCGTGCGGCCGCACCGCACGCACGTGAGGTAGTGGTCGTGGGCGTCGGTCCTCGGTCGAAGTCCGCCTGGCCGCCCGCGTCCGACCGCTTCCGATCACTCTCGGCACCAGGGCGGAGATCCACCCACGAGCCCGCCGCGCCCAGCGTCGACGAAGGACGCGGCTTCCGACGGGAACGGACTCGTCATGCGAAGCGACGCGTCACTGCTTAGGTTCGGAGTGGGGTTCGGTCAAACAACGTGCCGAGCGTTCGCGCCTGTTGCCGTGCGTTCGTCCGGTCTCCGTCCCGGGTGAACGGCGCGCCTGGAACGGAGGTCTGATGACAGCACGCCCGGACAACACGTCGGATGTCGCGGTGGTCGCACTGGACGCCGACCGGGTCGACCGGGCGGTGGGGCTCTCCCGTGGTCTGGGGCGGGCCGGGCATCGCGTCACCCTGTACACCAGTGCGCCGGTCATCGCGTCCCTGCCCGCCGGGTGCCGGTCGATCGCGACGCGGGACCTCGCCCGCGACTGGGAGCGCCGCGCCGCCGCGCCCGACGTCGTGCACACGGTGACACCGGCGTCGGTGCGTGCCGTGGCCGCGCTGGACGGTGTGTCCGCGCCGGTCGTGCACAGCCACGACCCGGGCGACGACGTGGGAACGTTGCCGCCCGGAGTCGTCGAGCACTTCGTCGTGGGCGGTGCCGGCGAGGTGGCGGGCGTGCTGGGGACGGGAGTGCCGCGTGGCGCGGTGAGCGTCGTCCCCGAGGGCGTCGACCTCGCCGAATGGGGGGTGGGGGGACCGGCCGCACCGCGATCCGGAGTTTCGCGGCTGGTGTACCTCGGCGCGCTGCGCCCCGGCGACGGCGCGGACACCGCCGTCGCCGCGCTTCCCTGGGTGCCCGACGCGGAACTGGTGATCGGCGCCGACGTCGACGCGGACAGCGGACGCGCCCGCGAGGAGGTCGACCGGTTGTGCGCCGGTGCGGCGGCGCTGAAGGTCGCCGACCGCGTCCGGGTGACGGGACCGGTGTCCGCCGAGCTGCTGCGTTCGGCGGACGTCGTGGTCCACACCCCGTGGAACGCCCGTCCGGTGCGTTCGGTGCTGGAGGCGATGGCCTGCGGCGTGCCCGTCGTCGCGAGCGCGGTCGGCGTGCTGCCCGACACCGTCCTGGACGGTGTGACCGGCGTCCTCGTGCCGCCCCGACTGCCGAAGGCGCTCGGGCTGGCCGTCAGGCGCCTGCTCAACGACAAGACCCGGCGCGCCGCCTTCTCCACCGCCGCCTCGGACCGGGTGGAGCAACGCCACACTTGGGACCGGATCGCCATCGAGACCGCCGCCGTCTACCGAGGCTGCATCGGAGCCCGCGCCGAGCCGGCGTGACGCCGGACCGCGCCGTCGTGGCGGGTGCGGTGGACGGTGAACAGGCAGAGGATCGTCGCCGTCGGTGGTCAGGGGGCTTCCGCCGATGCTTCTGCACGTCGCTCGCGTGGCGAACCGGTCAGGGCGCGGGCGGCGCGGTGCGGGCCGGCAGGTTGTCCAGCTGCCGCTGGATGCGTTCGACGACGGTCTCGCGGCCTTGGCGGTGGTAGAGGTCGAGGGCCTGCCGCCAGGCCTCGCGCGCCTGGTCGTGCCGTCCCAGGGCGGCGAGGGACTGGCCGAGGTGGTCGAAGGTCTCGGCGGTCAGGATCGTGTTGCCGTGGTGGCGGACCAGGACGAGGGCCTGCCGGTAGTACCGGACGGCGTTGTCGTGCCTGCCCGATCGGTGCTCGATCCAGCCCAGGCAGTCCAGGGCGGTGGCCTCACCGGTGACGTTGCGGTGGCGCCGGTGCAGGACGAGCGCGGCCCGGGTGTGCTC
This region of Saccharothrix longispora genomic DNA includes:
- a CDS encoding saccharopine dehydrogenase NADP-binding domain-containing protein, coding for MTGLIGVLGGSGAVGRVVVDRLAAAGHPVRVGGRDLARAKAVPGASEAVAVDLDDADALAAFCAGCAVVVNCAGPSYRVLDVVARVALAAGAGYVDAAGDAVALEALTAGAPDALVRLPAVFSAGLMPGLSGLLPRLLAEAGPIGRLDVYVGGSVEIGRLSAVDALLTRGPRFGHALAAWREGRVVEHALAPLRGVTLPGFRGRVHAWPFLSAEMVALAGALGVAELRNYTVYATENLPEVLATAWADDEPPDAHVDAVVEAARRDVEECGRHYALLAHARPPAGSGAGSRRVLLRTPDSYELSGVVAALVAADVLEGRVPAGAHHAADVLDPRRTAAALAADDLVTALELPKDS
- a CDS encoding methyltransferase; protein product: MSPEQTAEQTAELIALLADHPWIASAVQDGPRVRVRPTRAATAMRPSPGPLVLEHLEHWGEVYDFTYSTGAARPVGEPDFSGWRSSETGEPFPVEHMTDWVERTVDLVLAARPRWVLELGCGTGLLAHRLRPHLAGYVGTDVAQSAVDRLAAEADPSCAYVRAAAHEVASPGVLAALARAGFPAEGPDCVLVNSVTQHFPHVEYLAAVVVDALRLLAPGGSLVIGDVRHAGLLEAHCRRVEAAVDPDPATLDERARSRAERDDELNFDPATLAAAAAGAGRPVRVSVHPKALRADTELTRYRFDAVLRVDTSTTARPVDVPWSGTADLVGAVDAGPPVRVTGIPNRLLSPAPGGVTARELRDALVGRDAAVLLDVRDPALLEVVAPASAAPAPAALVAAGPARAHEPFTAFLARRLGEVARVAARRNGLPAPVVTVDADPLADAARAADAAIGADDARRLPAFLRDLDRVALLAMAATLGQAGAEGTAEEVADALRAAPRHRWIVRRWLAALVEEGMVAHDGRTYRDVLAVSRAELEDAVRDIDRARRGMGYPPELTRFFQSATRYLPELLRDEVALQSLLFADGETGTAEGAYRDNPVNRYANAAVAHLVRAHADTPPAGRPLRVLEVGAGVGGTTADVLAALAGVPLDYLFTDVSRFFLLDAEERFAGVDGLRFGTFDIDDDPTGQGVGAGELDVVLGANVLHNARDLGATLRGLRDLLVPGGLLVFVDTTREIRQLLTSMQFLMSARAGREPAGSGDFRAGTDRIFPTEAEWTTELLVAGFEPVGCLPPPDHALRPIGVQVFAAVRPSS
- a CDS encoding class I SAM-dependent methyltransferase yields the protein MTDPNTPTHGSGADNSGADGYAVNAQYYDLIFPRAQRDAMRAALTALLAGAGRVVEIGAGTGQFTETLLANLPEGGEVFAVEPAAVMRAALTTRLAALEDPPVTVLPEDALTAEVDGPVDAVVLLHVLTHFSPADRKALWARWVPRLAPGGVVVVDVQMPQAPMAVPPTPVPGRTLGRRRYDTVSEAVVDGDGLVWTMTYRVHEGDRLVSEESVSFPSFIASDEVLHAELREAGGEPVADPPAGVLAWRVR
- a CDS encoding phosphopantetheine-binding protein, whose product is MTTSATEAAPAAAPDAEDPTPVLSGIWADLLDLGDRPVDPATTFLRLGGDSVLAVRMAALVRKRLGVVLALSDVGVESTIGQLSDLVRRRSAAGSTARALPVELRRRADPEAPFPLLPLQQGYFVGQQDGWELSYDSAHFYGDVGLTDVDGDEAEDALNDALRRLAEHQPMLRARVTADGDQHVLPLDAPGAVPVPTVYDLRDADADTAGDTLERVRAEMSATGPDPTRGPGLDIRLSLLPDGAARLHTSMSLLVFDGWSATLLNRELLALSADWNAVLAPLDMDFGDYVASVAGLPGTEAWDADRAWWWERLDALPEPPALPLVRDPREVRATTMGTRETRLTADRWATLRDRCAAHDVTPSTAMFTAFAVVLARWTGHRRMLLNSLQLNRLPVHPDVHRVVGACASTMLLPAELAEGATFAELAATAQRRFGEHAAHNLITGVEVSRELGRRRGTHRPVAPVVFQSTLGMDAAVGAAHPESAGPLGEVDFGDFHHQLRTPQVALEVRFYELRSEMAIVFSLVDELFEAEQVEAAFTDLVELIGTLADGEGWDRVVELPAATGPTGDGLLLGRYGDGDAVVAEGPLSTPLEEAVAELWEELLDVPVLDRSANFFALGGDSLLAVRALARLTKRLGGGVAVRDFLESPTVAGVAAAFAARGAS
- a CDS encoding thioesterase II family protein, with translation MFDDMGPWLRRLSTPAAPRLRLVCLPHGGAGPSVFTPWAEHVPRDVELLAVRYPGREDRWGEPPPRDLREVVARVVAALRPLPELPFVLFGHSLGAAVAHEVVQRLRAVGRPLPVRLVVSGREAPQDERGGDVHRLGDAGLLAELRRLGGVDPAVLADPDLSALVAECVREDYRLVETHTGWSTTPLPVPVSAFVGDRDPDLTPDDAARWAALTTAGFRLRVFPGDHFYLSAQPDRVAAEVLADL
- a CDS encoding class I SAM-dependent methyltransferase — its product is MLIAGALPAAAHALGRAAVEDVDVAPELVRELDLAVLLGICDFVGRAAAQVALPADPADVVPAADRHRWIAGHWVRALAAEGWADVDGSGLLRSVRSPRRAELAAAREAITVSVAGLGYPPALATYVLDSLRALPSLLTDEVTAQALLFRDSELATADAAYRDNPVNRYLNAAAASVVADLVRARGGLRVLELGAGTGATTADLLPTLAGTGSDYLFTDLSPLFLRDAAARFADHAYLRFRLVDFTEPLEPQVREGDFDLVVAVNTAHNATDVPDLLRQVAGLLRADGALLLVETCHEHHQSLASMPFLLSPRPGGRPVVRTDLRAGTTRTYLTGPEWASAAAGAGLEQVVDLPPPDHPLAAFSQRLAVFTPSSKRSRTP
- a CDS encoding NAD(P)/FAD-dependent oxidoreductase translates to MYDVVVVGGGPAGLSAALVFGRQRRSVLVVDGGEPRNSPASEMHMYLSRDGFPPQQLLALGREELAAYPGVEVRTGLVVAARGAKDDFELELADGAVVRARRVVLATGQVDEPYDIPGLAERFGRSVFHCPFCHGWEAGDKTLAVVTREPVEAMLALYLGDRFSEDVVLCTDGPIELPEPVAAAVAARALPIVDGKITEITGEAGDLTIHFADGGTLRREAVFHRAPTRRHSGLAEQLGCEVLPDGTVKVDEIGQTTTPGVSAAGDMAKLPGMPDATTLVVLGAADGVRAAVWMEGDLFRSGLGVFPS